In Arsenophonus sp. aPb, one DNA window encodes the following:
- a CDS encoding DNA translocase FtsK 4TM domain-containing protein, with translation MALISFHPSDPSWSQTTWNEPIKNLAGGIGAWSADILFSVFGILAYAIPLVMLLGCWNVFKDIDNQDCLDFFVLSLRLIGGLALIITSCALAALNIDDLPNFSSGGIIGSVFSNAILPWFNILGTTLTLLCIWAISFTLFTGWSWLTIAEKIGALVLAAITLITNRNRSNNKHQATESYVSPHPAKLYDGTSDTADYIDPDDVLFSTAPIKQLAKEGLSNNKNDQLYPDKVQFLTPDEAKVALDIQAETLDKYDEDIFSKPSNISVPMDDEVDLNQRIDPNHVSKVGLQKEVADLAEPLISPVTKIDAETDASTAFTPVKSQIKKGIGPEFPRPNPVRLPTRRELYGNRLTTQKEQELDAEQKAFQNHATQPDGAEFSIDNWNEEKLRDQFLQQQNERYNTNITNNLNQLTDNIDVDDKPITSDEIELNALVENQPHIEHKWPLAEDEAISQEQVAKDFSETSLAPEDKKQQLAQTLPEQGSLFHPFLVRNDQPLPKPTTPMPSLDLLASPPNHNEPVDMFALEQTSRLIEARLSDYRVKAEVVGFSPGPVITRFELDLAPGVKAARISNLSRDLARSLSATAVRIVEVIPGKPYVGLELPNKKRQTVYLREVLDCDKFRRNSSPLTIVLGKDIEGEPVIADLEKMPHLLVAGTTGSGKSVGVNAMILSILYKAKPEDVRFIMIDPKMLELSIYEGIPHLLTEVVTDMKDAANALRWCVNEMERRYKLMSRLGVRNLAGYNDKINAAERMGRPIPDPFWKPGDSMDSSHPVLKKEPYIVVMVDEFADLMMTAGKKVEELIARLAQKARAAGIHLVLATQRPSVDIITGLIKANVPTRIAFTVSSKIDSRTILDQGGAESLLGMGDMLYLPPNSSIPIRVHGAFVRDQEVHDVVKDWQARGKPEYIDNITKGGEEGEGGNGYDGDEELDPLFDQAVEFVTEKQRVSISGVQRQFRIGYNRAARIVEQMEARGVVSEPGHNGNREVLTPPPAEY, from the coding sequence GTGGCTCTGATAAGTTTTCATCCTTCCGATCCTAGCTGGTCACAGACAACTTGGAATGAACCGATTAAAAATTTAGCTGGCGGCATTGGTGCATGGTCAGCAGATATTCTTTTCTCTGTTTTCGGCATCTTAGCCTACGCTATACCATTAGTCATGTTGTTAGGATGTTGGAATGTATTTAAAGATATCGATAACCAGGATTGTCTGGATTTTTTTGTTCTTTCTTTACGCCTGATCGGTGGGTTAGCGTTAATAATTACCTCGTGTGCCCTGGCAGCACTTAATATTGATGATTTACCTAATTTTTCCTCCGGTGGCATTATTGGTAGTGTTTTTAGTAATGCCATTCTACCTTGGTTTAATATTTTAGGAACCACGTTAACGCTACTTTGTATTTGGGCGATTAGTTTCACCTTATTTACGGGTTGGTCATGGTTAACGATTGCGGAAAAGATTGGTGCACTAGTTTTAGCGGCAATAACGCTTATTACTAATCGTAATCGTAGTAACAACAAGCATCAAGCAACAGAATCTTATGTCTCACCTCATCCGGCTAAATTATACGATGGTACATCAGACACAGCAGATTATATTGATCCTGATGATGTGCTTTTTTCAACTGCGCCAATTAAACAGTTAGCGAAAGAAGGATTGAGTAATAATAAAAACGATCAATTGTATCCAGATAAAGTACAGTTTTTGACGCCAGATGAAGCCAAAGTTGCCCTTGATATTCAGGCAGAAACATTGGACAAATATGACGAAGATATTTTTAGCAAACCGTCAAATATCTCCGTTCCAATGGATGATGAAGTTGATCTCAATCAACGGATAGATCCTAATCACGTTTCTAAAGTTGGCTTGCAAAAAGAAGTGGCTGATCTGGCTGAACCCTTAATTTCCCCAGTAACCAAAATAGATGCGGAAACTGACGCCAGTACTGCCTTCACGCCGGTAAAATCACAAATTAAAAAAGGTATTGGCCCCGAATTTCCGCGCCCTAATCCTGTTCGTTTACCAACAAGGCGCGAGCTTTATGGTAATCGTCTAACGACACAAAAAGAGCAGGAATTGGATGCAGAGCAAAAAGCTTTTCAAAATCACGCGACCCAGCCTGATGGCGCTGAGTTTAGTATTGATAATTGGAATGAAGAAAAATTACGTGATCAGTTTTTGCAGCAGCAAAACGAGCGTTATAACACCAATATAACTAATAATCTTAATCAGCTAACAGATAACATTGATGTGGACGACAAACCTATTACATCAGATGAAATAGAATTAAACGCGTTAGTTGAAAACCAACCGCACATTGAGCATAAATGGCCTTTGGCAGAAGACGAAGCGATATCGCAAGAGCAAGTAGCAAAAGATTTCAGTGAAACATCATTAGCGCCTGAAGATAAAAAGCAACAGCTAGCGCAGACATTGCCTGAGCAGGGAAGTCTTTTTCATCCTTTTCTGGTACGTAATGATCAACCATTACCAAAACCCACGACGCCAATGCCTTCATTAGATCTGCTTGCCAGCCCACCAAACCACAACGAACCGGTTGATATGTTTGCGTTGGAACAGACATCCCGTTTAATTGAAGCGCGTTTAAGCGATTATCGGGTAAAAGCGGAAGTGGTTGGCTTTTCACCTGGGCCTGTTATTACGCGCTTTGAGTTGGACTTAGCCCCTGGCGTGAAGGCCGCACGTATTTCTAACTTATCAAGAGATTTAGCCCGTTCTTTATCGGCAACTGCGGTACGTATTGTAGAGGTGATACCGGGTAAACCTTATGTCGGTTTAGAACTACCCAATAAAAAGCGCCAGACAGTGTATCTACGTGAAGTACTTGATTGTGATAAATTTCGCCGTAACTCATCACCATTAACCATTGTATTAGGTAAAGATATTGAAGGTGAACCCGTTATTGCTGATTTAGAAAAAATGCCGCATTTGTTAGTTGCCGGTACCACCGGTTCGGGTAAATCAGTTGGGGTTAATGCCATGATCCTCAGTATCTTGTATAAAGCAAAACCTGAGGATGTCCGTTTTATCATGATCGATCCTAAGATGTTGGAACTTTCTATTTATGAAGGAATTCCGCATTTGCTGACCGAAGTTGTCACCGATATGAAAGATGCGGCGAATGCACTGCGTTGGTGTGTTAATGAAATGGAACGTCGCTACAAACTTATGTCTAGGTTAGGCGTAAGAAATCTGGCGGGCTATAACGATAAAATTAATGCCGCTGAACGCATGGGACGCCCAATACCTGATCCATTTTGGAAACCAGGCGATAGTATGGATAGTAGCCATCCAGTATTGAAGAAAGAGCCTTATATTGTTGTTATGGTCGATGAATTTGCTGATCTGATGATGACCGCTGGCAAAAAAGTCGAAGAGTTAATTGCGCGTTTGGCGCAAAAGGCGCGAGCGGCCGGTATTCATCTAGTCTTGGCGACTCAGCGGCCATCCGTTGATATTATTACCGGTTTAATTAAGGCTAACGTACCGACTCGGATTGCGTTTACTGTATCAAGTAAGATAGATTCTCGCACCATCCTTGATCAAGGTGGCGCCGAATCTTTGTTAGGCATGGGCGATATGCTTTACTTACCGCCTAACTCCTCTATTCCAATTCGTGTTCATGGTGCTTTTGTTCGCGATCAGGAAGTGCATGATGTGGTTAAAGATTGGCAAGCAAGAGGTAAGCCTGAATATATTGATAATATTACTAAGGGCGGTGAAGAGGGTGAAGGTGGTAATGGTTATGATGGTGATGAAGAGCTAGATCCCCTGTTTGATCAAGCGGTTGAGTTTGTGACGGAAAAGCAGCGAGTCTCTATATCGGGCGTGCAGCGACAATTTCGTATTGGTTATAATCGAGCGGCTAGAATTGTTGAGCAGATGGAGGCTCGGGGGGTTGTTAGTGAGCCAGGTCACAATGGTAATCGCGAAGTTTTAACACCACCACCAGCAGAATATTAA
- the lolA gene encoding outer membrane lipoprotein chaperone LolA, protein MKKLIMLGLLAISFHISQVWADAAAELQMRLNKINSFHANFAQKVTSIDGDLIQQGEGQLWIKRPNLFNWHMVSPDESWLVSDGTNLWFYNPFVEQVTVTLLSEATTDTPFMLITRNDPQDWKRYHISQNGDDFLLTATKNKGNLKHFSITVQPDGTIQQFTAVEQDGQMSSYQLKGQQNSHVDDDKFKFVPPQGVTLDDQRSRG, encoded by the coding sequence ATGAAAAAACTGATAATGTTAGGGTTGTTAGCAATAAGTTTTCATATTAGCCAGGTATGGGCGGATGCGGCTGCAGAACTGCAAATGCGCCTAAATAAAATAAATAGTTTTCATGCTAATTTTGCACAAAAGGTAACCAGCATTGACGGTGATTTAATACAGCAAGGTGAAGGTCAGCTCTGGATCAAGCGGCCAAATTTATTTAACTGGCATATGGTATCACCGGATGAAAGTTGGTTAGTTTCTGATGGTACTAATCTTTGGTTCTATAATCCTTTCGTTGAGCAAGTTACGGTAACTTTATTGAGTGAGGCAACGACCGATACGCCGTTTATGTTGATCACCCGTAACGATCCACAGGATTGGAAACGTTATCACATTAGCCAAAATGGTGATGATTTCCTGCTAACTGCGACAAAAAATAAGGGAAATCTGAAACATTTTTCCATTACTGTCCAGCCTGATGGTACTATTCAACAGTTTACTGCGGTAGAGCAAGATGGCCAGATGAGTTCATATCAACTCAAGGGTCAGCAAAATAGTCATGTTGATGACGATAAATTTAAATTTGTGCCGCCACAAGGTGTAACCCTTGATGATCAGAGATCTAGGGGGTGA